One genomic segment of Streptomyces liangshanensis includes these proteins:
- a CDS encoding (2Fe-2S)-binding protein: MTLPAPPPRFPASPVTESYARLTEVFPSLRVDEIAAGGALPRDGGWVGAADLAAGGPGLDTFLGWDEAQILRDYGRQGRPDVVASFALHRYAWPACLLVTLPWFLHRRVPRVPVADVAFQRVLGRMAVRIGSFACLPGDPAAGHPDARVVPDEEALRGEVRAAVAEHLGPVLEGFAPRMRRGRRALWGMATDEIVEGLWYVSHLLGEERRAMAELELLLPGATGPYVGAAGFRDLTGPDGAALATRDRASCCLHYTLRPDDTCVTCPRTCDADRVGKLTAAV, from the coding sequence ATGACCCTTCCCGCCCCGCCGCCCCGCTTCCCGGCCTCGCCGGTCACGGAGTCCTACGCCCGGCTGACCGAGGTCTTCCCGTCGCTGCGCGTCGACGAGATCGCGGCCGGCGGAGCGCTGCCGCGCGACGGGGGCTGGGTGGGCGCGGCCGATCTGGCCGCCGGGGGCCCCGGCCTCGACACGTTCCTCGGCTGGGACGAGGCGCAGATCCTGCGGGACTACGGGCGGCAGGGGCGCCCCGACGTGGTGGCGAGCTTCGCGCTGCACCGCTACGCGTGGCCCGCCTGCCTGCTGGTGACCCTGCCGTGGTTCCTGCACCGCCGGGTGCCGCGGGTGCCGGTGGCGGACGTGGCCTTCCAGCGGGTGCTGGGCCGGATGGCCGTACGGATCGGGTCGTTCGCCTGCCTGCCCGGCGATCCCGCGGCCGGTCACCCCGACGCCCGGGTCGTGCCGGACGAGGAGGCCCTGCGCGGCGAGGTGCGCGCGGCCGTCGCGGAGCACCTCGGCCCGGTGCTGGAGGGGTTCGCCCCGCGGATGCGCCGGGGGCGCCGGGCGCTGTGGGGCATGGCGACGGACGAGATCGTCGAGGGCCTCTGGTACGTCTCGCACCTGCTGGGCGAGGAGCGGCGGGCGATGGCCGAGCTGGAGCTGCTGCTGCCGGGCGCGACGGGGCCGTACGTGGGCGCCGCGGGCTTCCGCGACCTGACGGGACCGGACGGCGCGGCGCTGGCCACCCGCGACCGGGCGAGCTGCTGCCTCCACTACACACTGCGTCCCGACGACACGTGTGTCACCTGCCCGCGTACGTGTGACGCCGACCGCGTCGGAAAACTCACCGCGGCCGTCTGA
- a CDS encoding DUF2637 domain-containing protein, with protein sequence MRLTDISLDWLLPGGVLLVGILVAVAILARGKRAGEKTATEDSWERTEERRRRKEAIYGTASYALLFCCAAVAAALSFHGLVGFGQENLNLTGGWEYLVPFGLDGAAMFCSVLAVREASHGDAALGSRLLVWLFAGAAAWFNWVHAPRGLGHAGAPQFFAGMSLSAAVLFDRALKQTRRAALREQGLVPRPLPQIRIVRWLRAPRETFGAWSLMLLEGVRTLDEAVEEVREDKRTKEQNRHRRREQQKLDRAQIKALNRQHRAWGRGRGGGRQIPLPAVASPGGSVPAVEAAAEPAITEPGQLPYRSRLSLQPVTGSETPRTVDLTAEDDTQALPRLDSLERKLKDLEQQFG encoded by the coding sequence ATGCGACTGACCGACATATCGCTGGACTGGCTGCTCCCCGGCGGCGTGCTGCTCGTCGGAATCCTGGTGGCGGTGGCGATCCTCGCGCGCGGCAAGCGCGCCGGTGAGAAGACCGCGACCGAGGACTCCTGGGAGCGCACCGAGGAGCGCCGCAGGCGCAAGGAAGCGATCTACGGGACCGCCTCCTACGCCCTCCTCTTCTGCTGCGCCGCGGTGGCCGCGGCGCTCTCCTTCCACGGCCTGGTCGGCTTCGGCCAGGAGAACCTGAACCTGACCGGCGGCTGGGAGTACCTCGTCCCGTTCGGCCTGGACGGCGCGGCGATGTTCTGCTCCGTGCTGGCCGTGCGCGAGGCCAGCCACGGTGACGCGGCTCTCGGCTCGCGGCTGCTGGTGTGGCTGTTCGCCGGCGCGGCGGCGTGGTTCAACTGGGTCCACGCGCCCCGGGGCCTCGGCCACGCGGGCGCGCCGCAGTTCTTCGCCGGCATGTCCCTCTCGGCCGCGGTCCTCTTCGACCGCGCACTGAAGCAGACCCGCCGTGCGGCGCTGCGCGAACAGGGCCTCGTGCCCCGCCCGCTGCCGCAGATCCGGATCGTGCGGTGGCTGCGCGCGCCCCGCGAGACCTTCGGCGCCTGGTCGCTGATGCTGCTCGAAGGCGTCCGCACCCTGGACGAGGCCGTCGAGGAGGTCCGGGAGGACAAGCGGACGAAGGAGCAGAACCGGCACCGCAGGCGGGAGCAGCAGAAGCTGGACCGGGCGCAGATCAAGGCGCTCAACCGGCAGCACCGCGCCTGGGGCCGGGGACGCGGCGGCGGGCGTCAGATCCCGCTGCCCGCCGTGGCCTCGCCAGGAGGGTCCGTGCCGGCCGTCGAGGCCGCCGCGGAGCCCGCCATAACCGAGCCGGGACAGCTGCCCTATCGCTCCCGGCTCTCCCTCCAGCCCGTGACGGGCAGTGAGACCCCGCGTACCGTCGACCTCACGGCGGAGGACGACACGCAGGCACTGCCGCGGCTCGACTCGCTGGAGCGCAAGCTCAAGGACCTGGAGCAGCAGTTCGGCTGA
- a CDS encoding ATP-binding protein, whose translation MAGLRRRMGGADLAAVPEVRHALRELLRHWQERDCAEVAELLMSELVTNALVHTERGAVVTATIADSRLRVEVRDFDAPPAGPPVAPVRAADDATHGRGLALVRSLADDWGIRARPLGKVVWFEMNGEAA comes from the coding sequence ATGGCTGGACTGCGGCGCCGTATGGGAGGCGCCGATCTCGCGGCCGTCCCGGAGGTGCGTCACGCCTTACGGGAGTTGCTGAGACATTGGCAGGAGAGAGACTGCGCGGAGGTGGCCGAGCTGCTCATGAGTGAGCTGGTCACCAACGCGCTGGTGCACACGGAGCGCGGCGCGGTGGTCACGGCGACCATCGCGGACTCACGACTGCGCGTGGAGGTACGGGACTTCGACGCGCCGCCCGCCGGACCACCGGTGGCCCCGGTGCGGGCCGCCGACGACGCCACGCACGGCAGGGGGCTCGCGCTGGTGCGCAGTCTCGCGGACGACTGGGGGATACGGGCGAGGCCACTGGGAAAGGTGGTCTGGTTCGAGATGAACGGCGAGGCCGCCTGA
- a CDS encoding pyruvate dehydrogenase, with the protein MAKQNVAEQFVDILAKAGVQRLYGVVGDSLNPVVDAIRRNSAIEWVQVRHEETAAFAAGAEAQVTGKLAACAGSCGPGNLHLINGLYDAHRSMAPVLALASHIPSSEIGLGYFQETHPDQLFRECSHYSEMISNPKQMPRLLQTAIQHAVGQGGVSVVTLPGDIADAPAPEQAPEHALVTSRPSVRPGDTEIDKLARMIDEAERVTLFCGSGTAGAHAEVMEFAERVKSPVGHALRGKEWIQYDNPYDVGMSGLLGYGACYEATHECDLLILLGTDFPYNAFLPDDVKIVQVDVRPERLGRRSKLDLAVWGDVRETLRCLTPRVKAKTDRKFLDKMLKKHADALEGVVKAYTRKVEKHTPIHPEYVASVLDELADDDAVFTVDTGMNNVWAARYLTPNGRRRVIGSFSHGSMANALPQAIGAQFVDRGRQVVAMSGDGGFSMLMGDFLTLVQYDLPVKVVLFNNSSLGMVELEMMVAGLPSYGTTNHNPDFAAIARAAGAFGVRVEKPRQLDSALKEAFKHKGPALVDVVTDPNALSIPPKIKAEMVTGFALSASKMVLDGGVGRMVQMARSNLRNVPRP; encoded by the coding sequence ATGGCCAAGCAGAACGTGGCGGAGCAGTTCGTCGACATCCTCGCCAAGGCGGGCGTCCAGCGGCTGTACGGCGTCGTCGGCGACAGCCTCAACCCCGTCGTCGACGCCATCCGCCGCAACTCCGCCATCGAATGGGTGCAGGTCAGGCACGAGGAGACCGCCGCCTTCGCGGCCGGCGCCGAGGCCCAGGTCACCGGCAAGCTCGCCGCCTGCGCCGGCTCCTGCGGCCCCGGCAACCTGCACCTCATCAACGGCCTGTACGACGCCCACCGCTCCATGGCCCCCGTCCTCGCCCTCGCCTCGCACATCCCCTCCAGCGAGATCGGCCTCGGCTACTTCCAGGAGACCCATCCCGACCAGCTGTTCCGCGAGTGCAGCCACTACAGCGAGATGATCTCCAACCCGAAGCAGATGCCCCGCCTCCTCCAGACCGCGATCCAGCACGCGGTCGGCCAGGGCGGGGTCAGCGTCGTCACCCTCCCGGGCGACATCGCCGACGCGCCCGCCCCCGAGCAGGCGCCGGAGCACGCGCTGGTCACCTCGCGCCCCTCCGTACGCCCCGGCGACACCGAGATCGACAAGCTCGCCCGCATGATCGACGAGGCCGAGCGCGTCACGCTCTTCTGCGGCAGCGGGACGGCCGGCGCGCACGCCGAGGTCATGGAGTTCGCCGAGCGCGTCAAGTCCCCGGTCGGCCACGCCCTGCGCGGCAAGGAGTGGATCCAGTACGACAACCCGTACGACGTCGGCATGAGCGGGCTCCTCGGCTACGGCGCCTGCTACGAGGCCACCCACGAGTGCGACCTGCTGATCCTGCTCGGCACGGACTTCCCGTACAACGCCTTCCTCCCCGACGATGTCAAGATCGTCCAGGTCGACGTACGGCCCGAGCGGCTCGGCCGCCGCTCCAAGCTGGACCTCGCGGTGTGGGGCGACGTGCGCGAGACGCTCCGGTGCCTGACCCCGCGGGTCAAGGCGAAGACGGACCGCAAGTTCCTCGACAAGATGCTCAAGAAGCACGCCGACGCCCTCGAAGGCGTGGTCAAGGCGTACACCCGCAAGGTGGAGAAGCACACCCCGATCCACCCCGAGTACGTCGCGTCCGTCCTGGACGAACTCGCCGACGACGACGCCGTCTTCACCGTCGACACCGGCATGAACAACGTCTGGGCCGCCCGCTACCTCACCCCCAACGGCCGCCGCCGCGTGATCGGTTCGTTCAGCCACGGTTCGATGGCCAACGCCCTGCCGCAGGCGATCGGCGCGCAGTTCGTGGACCGCGGCCGCCAGGTCGTCGCGATGTCGGGCGACGGCGGATTCTCCATGCTGATGGGGGACTTCCTCACCCTCGTCCAGTACGACCTGCCGGTGAAGGTGGTCCTCTTCAACAACTCCTCCCTCGGCATGGTGGAGCTGGAGATGATGGTCGCCGGACTCCCGTCGTACGGCACCACCAACCACAACCCCGACTTCGCGGCGATCGCGCGCGCCGCCGGCGCCTTCGGGGTACGGGTCGAGAAGCCCCGCCAGCTCGACAGCGCGCTCAAGGAAGCCTTCAAGCACAAGGGCCCCGCGCTCGTCGACGTGGTGACCGACCCGAACGCGCTCTCCATCCCGCCCAAGATCAAGGCCGAGATGGTCACCGGCTTCGCACTTTCGGCCAGCAAGATGGTCCTGGACGGCGGAGTGGGGCGCATGGTCCAGATGGCGCGCTCCAACCTCCGTAACGTGCCCCGTCCCTGA
- a CDS encoding protein phosphatase 2C domain-containing protein, translating into MSEQGERPDADDWWNRLYDDSARDMGEGDALDDHFASAVDAVASPETRRPRAWWEQQPPPYAPTDTKPLPPPPDPATPTPWTPPPPEALPPPEPRQTPEPSSTPEPRQPPEPLSTPEPPPTSTPPPTRQSPPGPRVEPGRPWGPPPEPEPRLASPRPLADAVPPAAGPAETTRRPDVDPAGAEPPSDADANTRSSAEASSTSPGPMAPSGAEAWPDGVRPPAEAPRAAPGAAWGPAAPAGKSDAGVVPPRPSDAPTRPTTAPTPPAPARPVASPRPEGPNSAPAGEDGPLGPYAPPATGPAPAGPQPAPPVTDAGLAGPPAPPAGGRQPSGPRAAPAAPEGPRTLPDGPELAPPAAGSAPTAGPPAPPAGGPRPSGPRAAPAAPEGPRTLPDGPELALPAVGGAPAPPPPRPRDIPAAAHGNDPRVGDRPHAPVRAVGWGERGDGGADGGSVMARAAAGRDSAEEFPGEGRPGVAYLGGGPPTYDPDPTALPPAHPDRLGELVADTVLDGARYGTYTLRAASVRGDSARYRGEPRRDTLLTARFGEGDTALILVAVATGVRATEGAHLAAADACHWIGGAVGRSHARLSDDIRAGRRGDLKAGLQRLTDRGYGKLRARAAELDLPPDAYTASLRCLLLPADPACRTRVFFGVGGGGLLRLRDGAWQDLEPDVPDPAALTGDPVVGFGSRPAEPPRGERLTMDLGIPTPPAPYVEKPVPPQAEPFRFRASVAQPGDTLLLCSPGLAEPLRGVPALAAELAERWASAEPPGLASYLADTQLRVKGYADDRTAVAVWEA; encoded by the coding sequence ATGAGCGAGCAGGGGGAGCGGCCGGACGCCGACGACTGGTGGAATCGTCTGTACGACGACTCCGCGCGGGACATGGGCGAGGGGGACGCGCTCGACGACCACTTCGCCTCGGCGGTGGACGCGGTGGCGTCCCCGGAGACGCGGAGGCCACGGGCCTGGTGGGAGCAGCAGCCCCCGCCGTACGCCCCCACGGACACGAAGCCCCTCCCACCCCCGCCCGACCCCGCCACACCCACCCCCTGGACCCCACCACCCCCTGAGGCCCTGCCGCCCCCCGAACCCCGGCAGACACCCGAACCGTCGTCGACCCCTGAACCTCGGCAACCACCTGAGCCCCTGTCGACCCCCGAACCTCCGCCGACCTCGACCCCTCCCCCGACCCGGCAGTCCCCGCCCGGGCCCCGGGTGGAGCCCGGCCGCCCGTGGGGCCCGCCTCCGGAGCCCGAGCCTCGCCTCGCCTCGCCCCGCCCGCTCGCGGATGCCGTTCCGCCGGCGGCCGGACCGGCGGAGACGACCCGCCGGCCGGACGTGGATCCCGCTGGAGCCGAGCCGCCGTCGGACGCGGACGCGAACACCCGCTCCTCGGCTGAGGCGTCCTCCACGTCGCCGGGCCCCATGGCGCCCTCGGGCGCGGAGGCATGGCCGGACGGCGTTCGGCCCCCCGCCGAGGCCCCGCGTGCCGCGCCGGGCGCCGCCTGGGGCCCGGCCGCCCCGGCAGGGAAGTCCGACGCCGGAGTCGTACCACCGCGCCCCTCGGACGCACCCACCCGGCCCACGACCGCCCCGACGCCTCCGGCACCCGCCCGCCCCGTCGCCAGCCCCCGGCCCGAAGGCCCGAACAGCGCGCCCGCAGGCGAGGACGGCCCCCTTGGCCCGTACGCCCCGCCCGCCACCGGTCCCGCCCCCGCCGGCCCACAGCCCGCCCCGCCCGTGACCGACGCCGGACTCGCGGGACCTCCCGCCCCGCCCGCGGGCGGCCGCCAGCCGTCGGGTCCGCGGGCCGCGCCCGCAGCGCCCGAGGGCCCGCGCACCCTGCCCGACGGGCCGGAGCTCGCCCCGCCTGCCGCAGGCTCGGCGCCGACTGCGGGACCCCCCGCCCCGCCCGCAGGCGGCCCCCGGCCGTCGGGTCCCCGGGCCGCGCCCGCGGCCCCCGAGGGCCCGCGCACCCTGCCGGACGGCCCGGAGCTCGCCCTGCCCGCCGTGGGCGGAGCGCCCGCCCCGCCGCCGCCTCGGCCACGCGACATCCCCGCCGCCGCCCACGGCAACGACCCTCGGGTCGGCGACCGGCCCCACGCTCCCGTGCGGGCCGTCGGGTGGGGGGAGCGGGGCGACGGGGGTGCGGACGGGGGGTCCGTCATGGCGCGGGCCGCCGCCGGGCGGGACAGCGCCGAGGAGTTCCCCGGCGAGGGCCGCCCCGGCGTCGCGTACCTCGGCGGAGGCCCGCCCACCTACGACCCCGACCCCACCGCCCTGCCCCCCGCCCACCCCGACCGCCTCGGCGAGCTCGTCGCCGACACCGTGCTCGACGGCGCCCGCTACGGCACGTACACCCTGCGCGCCGCGTCCGTACGGGGGGACTCCGCGCGCTACCGGGGCGAGCCCCGCCGCGACACCCTCCTCACCGCCCGCTTCGGCGAGGGCGACACCGCGCTCATCCTCGTCGCCGTCGCCACCGGCGTCCGCGCCACCGAGGGCGCCCACCTCGCCGCCGCCGACGCCTGTCACTGGATCGGCGGTGCCGTCGGCCGCAGCCACGCCCGGCTCTCCGACGACATAAGGGCCGGCCGCAGGGGCGACCTCAAGGCCGGCCTGCAACGCCTCACCGACCGCGGCTACGGCAAGCTCCGCGCCCGCGCCGCCGAACTGGACCTCCCGCCCGACGCGTACACCGCGAGCCTGCGCTGCCTGCTGCTCCCCGCCGACCCCGCCTGCCGCACCCGCGTCTTCTTCGGCGTCGGAGGCGGCGGACTCCTCCGCCTCAGGGACGGCGCCTGGCAGGACCTGGAGCCCGACGTCCCCGACCCCGCCGCCCTCACCGGCGACCCGGTCGTCGGCTTCGGCTCCCGCCCCGCCGAGCCCCCGCGCGGCGAGCGGCTGACCATGGACCTCGGGATCCCGACACCACCCGCCCCGTACGTGGAGAAGCCGGTACCGCCGCAGGCCGAACCGTTCCGCTTCCGCGCCTCGGTCGCGCAGCCCGGCGACACGCTCCTGCTGTGCAGCCCCGGCCTCGCCGAACCCCTGCGCGGCGTCCCGGCCCTCGCGGCGGAGCTCGCGGAGCGCTGGGCCTCCGCCGAACCGCCAGGTTTGGCGTCCTATCTCGCGGACACCCAACTGAGGGTCAAGGGGTACGCGGACGACCGCACGGCCGTCGCGGTCTGGGAGGCGTAA
- a CDS encoding helix-turn-helix domain-containing protein yields the protein MLGAIGLDERQESAYRALVAIGAADVPDLAHRLALPEADTERALRRLERQGLAAQSSARTGRWVAAPPAVALGALLTQHRHELEQAELAAVLLAEEYRAEAREPAVHDLVEVVTGASAVAHRFVQLQLGATSEVCALVTGKPVAVTGMDNEAEERAATRGVAYRVVIEREVLAAPTGVTELSAALGRDEQVRVTERVPTKLVVADRNLAMVPLTGRGAEPAALVVHASGLLESLTGLFEAVWRDALPLRLGSGDEILEDAPPGPDSTDLEVLSLLLAGMTDASVAKQLDLGLRTVQRRVKGLMELSGVTTRLQLGWHAYEKGWVAREPRA from the coding sequence GTGCTGGGAGCGATAGGTCTCGACGAGCGACAGGAGTCCGCGTACCGCGCGCTCGTGGCCATCGGCGCCGCGGACGTCCCCGATCTCGCCCACCGCCTCGCCCTGCCCGAGGCGGACACCGAGCGGGCCCTGCGCCGCCTGGAGCGCCAGGGCCTGGCCGCGCAGTCCTCCGCCCGTACCGGCCGCTGGGTCGCCGCACCGCCAGCCGTCGCGCTCGGCGCGCTCCTCACCCAGCACCGCCACGAGCTGGAGCAGGCCGAGCTGGCCGCGGTGCTGCTCGCCGAGGAGTACCGCGCCGAGGCCAGGGAGCCCGCCGTGCACGACCTGGTGGAAGTCGTGACGGGGGCCAGTGCCGTCGCGCACCGGTTCGTGCAGTTGCAGCTCGGCGCCACCTCGGAGGTCTGCGCCCTGGTCACCGGCAAGCCCGTCGCCGTGACCGGCATGGACAACGAGGCCGAGGAACGCGCCGCGACCCGGGGCGTCGCCTACCGCGTCGTGATCGAGCGCGAGGTCCTCGCCGCGCCCACCGGCGTCACCGAACTGTCCGCGGCCCTCGGCAGGGACGAGCAGGTACGGGTCACCGAACGGGTCCCCACCAAGCTCGTGGTCGCCGACCGGAACCTGGCCATGGTGCCGCTCACCGGCCGGGGCGCGGAGCCCGCCGCCCTGGTCGTCCACGCGAGCGGGCTGCTGGAGTCGCTGACGGGCCTGTTCGAGGCGGTGTGGCGCGATGCCCTGCCGCTACGGCTGGGGTCCGGCGACGAGATCCTGGAGGACGCCCCGCCGGGACCGGACTCGACGGACCTGGAGGTGCTGTCCCTGCTGCTCGCCGGGATGACCGACGCGAGCGTCGCCAAACAGCTGGACCTGGGGCTGCGGACCGTACAGCGGCGGGTGAAGGGGCTGATGGAGCTGAGCGGGGTGACCACCCGGTTGCAGCTCGGCTGGCACGCGTACGAGAAGGGCTGGGTGGCGCGCGAACCCCGCGCCTGA
- a CDS encoding DUF456 domain-containing protein, with amino-acid sequence MDVWQLVLVGLVMLLGLFGVLIPGVPGQAIVWAAVLWWALADTTHAAWVVLIGATVLLLLNQALRPLLPSRRRTRTGAPRRTVLVGGTTAIVAFFVVPVIGGILGFVGGIYGAERIRLGSHRDGWASTRTVMRTAGYPLLVELFACLLVVGAWIGALILG; translated from the coding sequence ATGGACGTGTGGCAGCTGGTGCTGGTGGGGCTCGTCATGCTCCTCGGCCTGTTCGGCGTGCTGATCCCCGGCGTCCCGGGCCAGGCCATCGTCTGGGCCGCCGTCCTGTGGTGGGCGCTGGCGGACACCACCCACGCGGCCTGGGTCGTCCTGATCGGCGCCACCGTCCTGCTGCTGCTCAACCAGGCGCTCCGACCGCTGCTGCCGTCCCGGCGGAGAACCAGGACCGGGGCGCCCCGCCGTACCGTGCTGGTCGGCGGGACCACCGCGATCGTCGCGTTCTTCGTCGTCCCCGTCATCGGCGGGATCCTGGGCTTCGTCGGGGGCATCTACGGCGCCGAGCGGATCCGGCTCGGCAGCCACCGGGACGGCTGGGCCTCGACCCGTACCGTCATGCGCACCGCGGGGTACCCCCTGTTGGTGGAGTTGTTCGCGTGCCTCCTCGTGGTGGGCGCCTGGATCGGGGCGCTGATCCTGGGGTGA
- a CDS encoding PPOX class F420-dependent oxidoreductase, translated as MTEFSDAERAYLRTQRLGRLATVDPRGQPQANPVGFHPQDDGTILVGGYALGTTKKWRNLTANPRVALVVDDIVSVTPWKVRGVDIRGEAELLTGPHDLGPHFSEELIRIHPRKIHSWGLD; from the coding sequence ATGACCGAATTCAGTGACGCCGAACGGGCGTACCTCAGGACCCAGCGGCTGGGGCGGCTGGCCACCGTCGACCCCCGGGGGCAGCCGCAGGCCAACCCGGTCGGCTTCCACCCGCAGGACGACGGGACGATCCTGGTCGGGGGGTACGCCCTCGGCACCACCAAGAAGTGGCGGAACCTGACGGCGAACCCCCGGGTGGCGCTGGTCGTCGACGACATCGTGAGCGTCACGCCGTGGAAGGTGCGCGGGGTGGACATCCGGGGGGAGGCGGAGCTGCTGACCGGGCCGCACGACCTCGGTCCGCACTTCAGCGAGGAGCTGATCCGTATCCACCCCAGGAAGATCCACAGCTGGGGCCTGGACTGA
- the rsgA gene encoding ribosome small subunit-dependent GTPase A translates to MSFSFASSEAASSHPLAPYGWDADWEAEFTPYAERGLVPGRVVRVDRGMCDVVTPAGPVRADTEYVVPRDPMRIVCTGDWAALDADGDPRFVRTLLPRRTAFVRSTSSKRSEGQVLATNVDHIVICVSLAVELDLGRIERFLALAMSSSTGAALLRGSASAPESEAAPLIVLTKADLVADPVVLAHLVTDVEAAAPGVPVLAVSAETGEGIEVLSAVVSDGTSVLLGVSGAGKSTLANALYGGPLMEVQAIRDVDGKGRHTTTTRNLIVLPAGGVLIDTPGLRGVGLYDAESGVGQVFSEIEELAAECRFHNCAHGTEPGCAVLAALADGSLSDRRLESYRKLLRENQRIVAKTDARLRAEIRRDWKRMGAEGRAAMEAKRGKFR, encoded by the coding sequence TTGTCTTTCTCCTTTGCCTCTTCCGAGGCCGCTTCGTCGCACCCGCTCGCCCCCTACGGCTGGGACGCGGACTGGGAGGCGGAGTTCACCCCGTACGCCGAGCGGGGCCTGGTGCCCGGCCGGGTCGTACGGGTCGACCGCGGCATGTGCGACGTGGTCACGCCGGCCGGTCCGGTCCGGGCGGACACCGAGTACGTCGTCCCGCGTGATCCGATGCGCATCGTCTGCACCGGCGACTGGGCCGCGCTCGACGCGGACGGCGACCCCCGGTTCGTACGAACGCTCCTGCCGCGCCGGACCGCGTTCGTGCGGTCCACCTCGTCGAAGCGTTCGGAGGGCCAGGTCCTCGCCACCAACGTCGACCACATCGTCATCTGCGTGTCGCTCGCGGTGGAACTGGACCTCGGGCGCATCGAGCGCTTCCTCGCCCTCGCGATGTCCAGCTCGACCGGCGCGGCGCTGCTGCGCGGGTCGGCGTCCGCCCCGGAGAGCGAGGCCGCGCCGCTCATCGTCCTGACGAAGGCCGATCTGGTGGCGGACCCCGTGGTCCTCGCCCATCTCGTCACCGACGTCGAGGCCGCCGCGCCCGGCGTGCCCGTGCTCGCCGTGAGCGCGGAGACGGGCGAGGGGATCGAGGTGCTCTCCGCCGTGGTCTCCGACGGTACGAGTGTGCTGCTCGGCGTCTCGGGCGCCGGGAAGTCCACCCTCGCCAACGCGCTCTACGGCGGTCCGCTGATGGAGGTGCAGGCCATCCGGGACGTCGACGGCAAGGGCCGGCACACCACGACCACCCGCAACCTCATCGTGCTGCCCGCGGGCGGCGTGCTCATCGACACCCCCGGGCTGCGGGGGGTCGGGCTGTACGACGCGGAGAGCGGGGTCGGCCAGGTCTTCTCGGAGATCGAGGAGCTGGCCGCGGAGTGCCGCTTCCACAACTGCGCGCACGGTACGGAGCCGGGGTGCGCGGTGCTCGCCGCGCTGGCGGACGGCTCGCTCTCCGACCGGCGCCTGGAGAGCTACCGCAAACTCCTGCGGGAGAACCAGCGCATCGTCGCCAAGACGGACGCCCGGCTCCGGGCCGAGATCCGGCGCGACTGGAAGCGCATGGGCGCCGAGGGACGGGCGGCGATGGAGGCGAAGCGGGGGAAGTTCCGCTAG